Proteins found in one Elephas maximus indicus isolate mEleMax1 chromosome 11, mEleMax1 primary haplotype, whole genome shotgun sequence genomic segment:
- the PRR19 gene encoding proline-rich protein 19 — translation MDPQGPAPQPLQQPEKPRRVRRRKTRRERNEALVGSRRPMAHQDPLVASREAAVTHRKPPVALRNPMAPAAPKLVVITQGRLSREHWGLFNHEVKSLNVARLLSSRVLEPDTPSLPTRPSPSLGSAQALAPQSRGKENQLPGGSGPGPPSAPELPGVGQLLQELQCQLILPQTFSRRNLVQEARDTIVGTLQACHGCVPDLALVLRACQPPLPGTKPRDPERRRMTPSWINSPEQAPVEGRQRRRRGAKELTFTMAHTSSTPTAHRASLTPPRAPWPPPLPSLPSPSGAAWGPPTAFDLLKSIWLVATPPTPRPWGIGPLQPLPRPPSPLLPRTSALDWSPSPPASLPSLSWVVAQSSPEAWSFPPMRLY, via the exons ATGGACCCTCAGGGGCCAGCTCCCCAGCCTTTACAGCAGCCTGAGAAACCTCGTCGTGTCCGCCGTCGGAAGACAAGGCGGGAGCGTAATGAGGCCCTGGTGGGCAGCCGCCGACCAATGGCCCATCAGGATCCTCTAGTGGCCAGCCGGGAGGCAGCTGTGACCCATCGGAAGCCACCCGTGGCTCTCCGGAATCCTATGGCCCCTGCTGCTCCCAAGCTCGTGGTCATAACCCAAGGCCGGCTGAGCCGGGAGCACTGGGGTCTCTTCAACCACGAGGTTAAATCACTGAACGTGGCACGACTGCTTAGCAGTAGGGTCTTGGAGCCAGATACCCCCTCACTTCCTACCAGGCCCTCCCCAAGCCTGGGCAGTGCCCAGGCACTAGCCCCGCAGTCAAGGGGCAAGGAGAACCAGTTGCCTGGAGGCTCGGGCCCAGGCCCGCCCAGTGCCCCAGAGCTCCCCGGCGTGGGTCAGCTGCTGCAGGAGCTGCAGTGCCAGCTGATTCTGCCACAGACCTTCTCCAGGAGGAACCTGGTGCAAGAGGCCAGGGACACCATCGTGGGCACCTTACAAGCCTGCCATGGTTGTGTGCCCGACCTTGCCCTGGTGCTTCGTGCTTGCCAGCCACCCTTGCCAG GAACCAAGCCCAGGGACCCTGAGAGACGAAGGATGACACCCTCCTGGATCAACAGCCCTGAGCAGGCCCCAGTAGAGGGGCGGCAAAGGAGGCGACGGGGGGCAAAGGAGCTCACCTTCACCATGGCTCACACCTCCAGCACTCCCACTGCACACAGGGCAAGCCTGACACCACCAAGGGCCCCCTGGCCACCCCCCTTGCCCTCATTACCTTCACCTTCCGGGGCAGCCTGGGGTCCCCCAACAGCCTTTGACCTGCTGAAAAGCATCTGGCTGGTAGCTACGCCGCCCACTCCCCGGCCCTGGGGGATTGGCCCTCTGCAGCCCCTGCCTCGGCCACCATCTCCTTTGTTGCCCAGAACCTCAGCCCTAGACTGGAGCCCCAGCCCCCCTGCCTCACTGCCCAGCCTCTCCTGGGTGGTAGCCCAAAGCAGTCCCGAGGCCTGGTCCTTTCCACCCATGAGACTGTACTGA